AATCTGTTGGATGTTCTGGGTACCAAGGTTCCCGGTGTCAACACTGCTTATCTCTATCTCGGCATGTGGAAGGCAACGTTTGCATGGCATTTGGAGGACGTGGATCTCTACAGCATCAACTACTTGCATTTCGGCGCACCAAAACAATGGTACAGTATCTCTCAAGCCGACGCGCGACGATTTGAGGCGGCCATGAAGAATATTTGGCCAACGGAGGCCAAATCTTGTGACCAATTCCTCAGGCACAAGGGCTTCCTGATCTCGCCTGCTCATCTCAAGCAACACTACAACATTACCGTCAACAAGTGCGTTTCGTACCCTGGCGAGTTCGTGGTGACGTATCCCTATGGTTATCATTCTGGCTATAACCTCGGTTACAATTGCGCTGAGGCCGTCAACTTTGCCCTGGACAGCTGGCTACCAATGGGCAAGATTGCCAAAAGATGCCAGTGTGCTCAGGCACAGGACAGCGTATGGGTAGATGTTTACGAGATCGAGAGGAAGCTCCGTGGCGAGGAAACCGAGTATGAGGAGACagaagatgaggacgaggatgaggacgacgatgacggtgATATCGAACTGAATGGCGGGCTTCCGAGTCCCCCTCACAGCCATGGTGTCCGGGTTAGAACTCCGGGCAGAAAGCGTAAGAGGGGAGCAAACGACAAAGATGGATCGGAGAGAAGAGCCAAGAAGGTTCGCGTGCGTGTCAAGCCCCATATCGAACCCCCATGCTGCCTCTGTCCCAACGACATCCCCGGGGCCGAAATCATGTTGACGGACGATGGTCGCAAAGCGCATCGCATGTGCGCTCTCTACCTTCCCGAGACTTATATCGAGGAAGTCGATGGACAAGAAATCATTGCCAATATTGGAGGTATCAACAAGGACCGCCTGGAGCTCAAGTGCTTGTATTGCCGTTCCAAGAAGGGCGCGTGCTTCCAGTGTTCTCAGAAGAAATGCCACAGGTCGTATCACGCGACTTGCGCGGCAGCTGCGGGAGTGTTTGTGGAGGAGTCCGAAGTGCCGGTgtttggtgaggatgggacTGAGTACAAAGAACAGGCGTTCGAGTTCAGCTGCCGTTTCCACCGGACCAAGCGAGACAGAAAGGCTCAGGGTGGTGTCTTGGAGGACGACCCGAGAGTGCGGGAGGTGGCAGCTGCACTCAAGCAGAACGACATATGCCAGCTGCAGTACTTCCGAGGCGAGATCTttgctggtgtggtggtggagaacCGTGCGGATGAAGAgatgcttcttcttgatgtcaTTCCGAATGGGTATGTCAGCCACAATGTGAGGCTTGGGAGGACTAAACTAACATTTAGCAGCGATCGAGTTGAGGTTGAATGGaagtggctgctgctgcccgaCCCCGCGGATTACCGTTTGCCCAAAGCTTCGGCCAACGCGATCCCGATGCCGACGTGCAGAAAAGCGAAGCAGGAGATCAATGCCAAACGCGCCATCGACGAGGTCCCACGAAAGAACGACGAGTTCGGCACTGGGCTTGTTTGGGCCGAATTCCACACCAGCGATCCCATCAGAAACCGCCAGCAGGTCAAGATTGACTTTGCCAAAGAAAACCAAGTCTGGCACTACCTGGGAAAGACGTCGACAGAAGCCAAGGCTCAGTACACCGAGAACATCGCCAGGCCTCAGCACAATCTCAAGAGCAACTTTTTGGACTCGATTCCCAAACCAGCCTCGGCGGTTCCCGTGTCTTTGCTACCTCAGCAGGTCCGCAGCAGGACATTCACGGCGGCATACCCAGGCCAGGTTCCGTTTGCTGGCGGATTTTCAGCCATTTCACACCACGGAACACCGCTGGGACCATTGGCTCCTAAGCAACCAAAGCCCTACATGTACAAACCTAAGAATTCTATCGAGCCACAGTCCCAGCCTGTGCAATTTATGCCGCACAAGTTTGCACTTAACCCAGCTCCGCCGGCGGCACCTTTCTTGCAGatgcagcaccaccagctgcAGCAGCATCAGTACATCCAGCCACACCAGATGCATTACCAGCAGCCCATCCAACCTGCGCCTGCCCCTGTGCAACGGCATCCAAtgccccctccacctcaacctcagcctcAGCATACCTTCCAGCAGCAAGTCTTCCAGCTTCagcctgcccctcctccacctgctcagcagcagccgcaacctcctcctcggctgcAAGTCAAGCACTACCAGCCGCCCCTGAAGGAATCCCGGAAGAAGAGTTCGTCGACATCCTATTCGTCGGAACGTTTCACGCCCGTCGGAGGTAGTAATGGATTCCCGCAGCTTCCTGGCTTGACCTGGCCCCCCGCTCACATGAAATCAGGGCAATACAATCAGCCTCCTAGAGACTGGCCTCAATCTGCGGCAGACAGGCCGCCCATGACTTTGGCGATGAAGCCCAAGGGTCCTGGAGAGGGGCAGCCGCAGATCCATGCGTACCAAAAGTACGCGTTTTTCCAAGTTCATCACAACAGGTTTGTCTTGCTTTATGTTTCCGATTTTCATGATCTAGTCACTAATATCTGCCACAGGGATCCAGTCAGATATCAGACTCCTTATGGGCCAGGAGGAGGCTTCGTCAACGGCTATGAGCGTAACCATCGCGCATTTTTGATGCAAGCTCAGCAGGCCTTGAACGGAGGCAAGAAGAAAGCGCCAATGAGGACACTTCCTCCCCTGCAGCAGACCAAGAGCATCCAACCACAAGCTACCCCATCGCCTGGACCAGGTGGTCGGCCACAGGGCGGATACTCACCTCCATATGCGCAGATTCTGCCCCGCCCCGACACTGCAAGCAGCCAACAGTCGCCATTCACTTTTGACAACTTAAGAACGGGTTTCTCGCCGTCGCCCGTGTCACCctaccagcagcaccaaggGTTCTCAGTGCCCACGACACCTCCGAGCTCATCAACGTACGAGATGAAGCAGCCAGTATCAGCTCCACTGCATCCTGCCATCAACCCACAGTACGGGACTTCgttccagcaacaaccaccatcagGTGGAAATgaccaaaccaaccaacagaCATGGTCTGCGAGTTCTCAAGTATCAACGCCTGTACCTATCCCCCAGCAGCGACCGATAAACTCCGCACCTCCGCCCCCTAAGCCAGCTTTTACCAAGCAAAGTCATAGCCCGATTCCTCTGCCACCGTATGTTAGGCAGATGACGAATGGCCAAAAGTCATCACCTCTGAGCAAACCACCGGAGCAGGCGGCGCCTCAGCAGACGATGCCGATGCCCCAACCTCAGTACCTGTCACATACTCCGTCTGGAATGTCTACTATGCAAAGCTACTCATATCCTGAGCCTCAGTCTGGACCGGCTCTTGAGAACGGATGGAGACCAGGTTCTGACCCTATGGTGATggcaacaaccccaagcccaacGACCCAGGCACCCACGCACTATCAACAAATGTCGACTCCAGagcaacatcagcaacagtCGGCAGACATGACgtatcctccaccgccaacaccTGACGGGGATCCGCAGAAAGAACTTACCAAGAGGATAATGCTCAGCCTTAGGCGGGCAAGTCAGCAAATGGGGCCGCTGAACCTGtagggtggtgttgaatgATGTTTCTCTTGACAAGGCTATGTATTTCTGAACTTCTGGCGCGAAGACTGGGCATGGGATGGGTTGAACATGGCAAGGCAAGGTACGGGTATGATATTCCATGGCGTTTGTGGCTAGGGTGGCCCCTACCAAATGGCTGGTTGGCATGGAACAAACTTTTGGGGGTCGGAAGGGGCGTAATTCATGCTCAAATGAGCTACtttgtgtttctttttgctATGGGTTTTACTTCATCGGTGGTGCATATATAATGTATGATATCATTAAGTCACTTGCTAAGCGGATTGGAGGAAGCGATTTGTATGTTTTGCATCTGGTAAACGAGATGGGAAGTCCAGACtttgggaggaagagagaaatGGAGGGGACAGCGCGGTATCTTTTGGGTGTTATAGGAGTAGGGGTTAGGGGGCAAAGACTTGTACCCTGTGAAGGGTAATTATGTAGTGTTGAACATGGGGACTAGGGAAGGATTAGTTAAACTAAGAAAGATATCATTGCTCCAATTGTGGTATATTTGAGTCTGGTGGATTATCGtagtggggttggggttgtcgtGTTTGacttgatggtgagggtAGTTAGACATGGTCGGATGGCTAGGTACCTAAACCATTACTTGTCTCAAGGTGCCCACTTCATCTCCTGAGTATTGCccgctctttttttccttcgTTTTGCAAGCTGTTTTCATCTCCTTGCCGTCTTATGGATGACTGCCAGCGTCTCAGCCCTAGTTCTGCCTGCATTGCCATCCTAATCAACATTTGGCCAGATAGTCTGACATCTCGTCAGTTTCGACGCCCCAGCTCCTAAATGCTTCAATCACGACCGGCAGTCATCCCCACTACTTGACAGCACCATCCTGCCATGAACAAAGACACAGAACAAGTTCTAGTGGTTCTGAACACAACACACGCTCTTCTCTCAACTTGAGCTGAACGTTAGCTGCATCCTTCAACTGAACAACATTTTACATACATTTAAATAATCCATCACGCCTCACCATTTCAAGTCCCAAACTTCTGCTCTTCTGACCTCTAGAAAAGCTTTCCGCCAAAAAATGAGGCGGCGTCACCAGATCTCCACTCCCCTCGACGCCAAAGCAACGCCACCTTCGTCACGACCAGGCCAGCCAGCCTCAGGACCAGACCACACTACTTAGTTTGAATTTCGAAGCACCATATTCGTGGCGTGCGTAGTATAGCGGCATTACATTCTGCTCTTTGAGCGAAGGACTCGGGTTCGAATCCTGACCGACGACCACACAGCGTATTTGTGATTTCCAACGtttgcttttttcttcttctttttatcactaccaccacccccagcagcaccactATCTATCATTAATCATCCCCCAATCAATTTATGCCCAAGCCCAGGTAAATTCCCGTTTTTCAACAACTGATTTCCCTGCCTTTTACGTAAATCAATCAAAGGGACTTCCTCTTACcccagatgaggaggactgTAACTATTGCTGTCATTCAGCATTCCAGTTAGGGTTCAACGCTCGCTAGGTTTTCTCATCTACGTTGCGATTTCCCCTACCCAAAGGGTGCAGAGTACCAACCCGTGGCTCCTCATCTACATGATAGCATCTCTAACAGCGACTACTCCCATCTCACACTACTAACCAACCCACCAGCCCAGTGTGTGTTGAAATCGTTGCCATCAAGCAGATGTACATATCTCAAGGAGCGCGATAGTCCCCGATGTTGTTGGGCCAGAGCCTCCAATCCATCCAGCCAAGAATCCACCAGCCCAATACAATCTTCTATTCTTAGGCCTCTGCTTGCTTTGGGTACATTGCGCGTGTATCTCGCCCCTCCTTGTTTGTAGAGGAGAGAGACTTTTAAGGCTTATCTTGCCCGGAATGACTGACACCCTCGGTGTCTAGCTCCCTACTTACACAAATACAGACAGACAAAGAATGTCGAGGGCTGGaagagttgatgatgacgaccaTATCGTACACCTCCCGGACAACCAGCTTAGAAAAGGGGACATATAACACAGAATATATCCTATCTATCTATATCTACTCCAGTTTCGTTTTGCTCCTTTCCCCTCACATCCGTGTTGCTTGTTCCTTTCCATCTCCCAGCTCCTGATAACATCGACTATCCAAGTCGACTGCTCACCCCGTTTCAATGTTGATATGTTTCCGAAAAGTTCAAGGGCGGCTGTCTGTATGATCATGAGCTGACCTGAGCATTGCCAACATAGTCCTGGGCGATAAACATCAGCGTAGTCAGAGTCCGTAATCCATgctgtcaacaccaccaccatcaaagaCAATGTTGCCAAACATCAAAACCCCTGTTCGACAACCAAACACACCTCATGATACACCATCTCAAAGACAAAACTCTGCCTGGTATTCTTTTCCCTATGCCTATCTGCCTAGCTCCAAAAAACGCCTTAAAACATGAACGGGAACTCGGCACAAAAATGCATACACAAatccccgcctcctctccatcatcatccatgcTAACCACATTAACAGTGCTACCCCCCAGCTGCCTATCTGCTCTCCAGCGAGGACATCTCACCTAGAGATAAAGAGAGTTAAAAGAAACAATATCCCTCCTAATCTTGCCCAACGCCGCCTCGAACTTATCCTTGAGCTCATCACTCCCCATCACCTTGGCCGCCTCAGCCATCTGCCTaagcagctcctccaaccgtCTAAACAGCCGGATCAGGGAGCCTTCATAAGCATTAGTCATTTTGCTACATCACACACCACTGTTAGTAAAACATCTTTCGCCCAAAAGTGCGCATAGAGAAACATACCTGATCTCAGCAAACGGCCTCCCATTCGCCCAAGCCATCACCGTCTCCATCAACTGCCACTTCAAGCTATTGACATACTCCTCCTCATTCACATCCAACTTGCTCTCGGCGCTGACCTTGGCAATAATCTTCGCCTGAGCCTGCACCTCCCTAAACGGCTtcgccaactcctccttcagCGCGTCCGTCTCAACCTTTTCGTCAAAGATGAACACGCTGAGGATGGCGGCCGTAACCTCTGGGGTGAGCTCGTTGAAGAACCGATTGAAAAGCAActccgccagcagcaactcATGCCCCTCCGTAGACGAAATCTCGCACGCCACCCTCGCCTTCATCTGcacaacctccttctcatcgATAAATCCCAACCTCCGCAGCACCCTCTTCCGTGACTTGAGCTCGTCAAGCTGAGCAATCGTGTGAGCCTTACCaatcgccttcctcttctccttgatctgcTCCGTCAACTTGGTCTTggcctcaaactcctcgtaCAACCGGGGCAATAACGGCGAGTTGTGAAGGGGATTGGCAAGCAGCCTCGACTCCAAGACCTCGATCTTTCTGAGAAGCTTCCTAAAGCTGTCATCCCTGATGTTCATGTTCTCGATCGGGTCCATGATGGGGATCCCATCCGCAAAACGGCGCTGAATTTCCAGCAGAGACTTGCCGAcgttttccttctcctctcgTGACCTAACATccttggggaggaagacaCGGAGCTGGCTCAGAGACTTGACGCAGGACAGGAGGCAAGGCACAACTTCCCACTCCGCCTCTTCGTCTGCTTGTTCTGGAATCTGGCCTTCCGGCATGATAAACTTGCCGCCCTTCTTGCTAGTTTCCCTGACTGCAGGATTGAAGGATTTGCTCTGCTTGGAGAGCTTGAGAAGAACATCACAGAAGTACTGCTCCTGTGGCGGGTAGTCAGATTCGCCATGCTTGGGGGCCTTGCGGGCCACAGTGTCGAACAAGACTCCCCAGCCGAAATTAACGCCGTCTGGAGTCTCAATCTGGATGACGCGACCGGGCTGCATGAACTCCATGCAGTTGGCAGGATGGTGAATGACGGCAGTCATGTCCTTGGTCAGCTCCTTAAGCTGCTCGCGGAGATGATAGTAGTCCTTCACCGTGCTCTCATCGGGGAGCAACAtggcatccttctcctcttgcaGAGCAGTGAGTTCCTTTTCCAACTGGGGCACGCTAGCGGCGTTCTGGAACTGGAAGAAACACCTCTCGAGCATAAATTCAGGGGAGATGGCCTCGATACGCAACAGGTTGAGGATCATGTTGTAGCCAAGATGGAACGCCGAGTTGAGGCGGTCCTGGTGGCCGACAACGACGGACTTGGCAGTATCAGGATCTAGCTTGTCGTCAACCATCATAATGACGATACCGCGGTCATCGAGACCACGACGACCGGCTCTGCCAGCCATCTGAATGTACTCGGAGGAGGTGAGCGGTCTCCTGGCTACACCGTCCCACTTCGTGACTTGTGTGAAAACGACGGTCCTGGCAGGCATGTTCAGGCCGATAGAGAATGTTTCTGTGGCGAACAACACCTTGATCAAACCCTCCTGGAACAAAATCTCGATGGTCTCCTTGAGGATAGGCAGGAGACCGGAGTGATGGACACCTATTCCCTtgcggagaaggggaagaatgTTGGTAATTTGAGCGAGGTTTTTGTCTTCGTCCGACAGCTGCTGAAGGGCGTTTTCAAAGACCTTGTCGACCATGAGCTCCTCGTCGGGCGCGTTGAACTTCATGTGGGAACTCTTGAGAGCCATCTGCTCGCAATCCCGCTTGCTGAAATTGAAAACAATAACTGGCTGAAACTTCTTTTTGACAATCATTCTGATAATTTTGGCGATGTCGGCTGTTTCGTTCGGGGCATCGCCACCCTTGTTggttttcttgtctttgccctttcctttcctctTGGCGCTCCAGTCGGCAGGATCGGagcccttgttggcctcgatCAAGTTCATGGCATGCTGGAAGTTGTTCTCCTTGAAGTTGCCCTTTTCGTCAACGATCAGGAAGATACCCTTGCCACCGGCGGGGAAGAAGTAGTTTTGTAATGGTGTCGGTCTGAAATCGGTATAGACAACGTGGCAGGCTTGACGATGGATTTTGGCGATCCATTCGGCGAACTGGAAGGCGTTGGGAATAGTGGCGGACAGGAAGACGTATCGGACCTTGTcgggaaggaggatgatggtctCTTCCCAGACCACACCACGAGTCTTGTCGCGCATGTAATGGATTTCATCGAAGACGACCCAGGCAACTTCGCGCATGATTTCGGAACCTCGGTACAGCATGGATCGCAAAATTTCGGTTGTCATGACCAAGCAACTGGCGgttgggttgatggtgacatCTCCGGTCATGagaccaacatcaccaaactCGGCCTGGAAGTCGCGGTACTTTTGGTTACTGAGGGCCTTGATGGGACTCGTGTAAATGACTCTCTGATTGCGCTTGAGACACTGCGCAATGGCATATTCGGCGACGACCGTCTTGCCGGCAGATGTGTGAGCCGAAACGAGCACACTCTCGCCGCGCTCGATCGAGGCGACGGACAGGGCCTGGAAGGGATCGAGCTTGAAGGGGTACACTCGGGCAGGCTCTTCGGGAGCCTTGTGCTCGGAAAGAGGGATGTACTCGTAGTCGAGGTCAGGGGGGAGCGCGACCTGATGCTGGATATTATGCGACAGGACGATAGactctccctcttcgccagGAGCGAAGCCTGCAGCGGCATTGACTTCTCTTGACTGGGCCGTCTGGAAGGAATCGGCCATGACAGGCGCGGCAGGTTCTGGCTCACCCTCGAGCTTCTGGCGCTTCATATCGCCGTGCGAAATCTCTTGCGGGTGGTGTTCTTCGGCGGGCGATGCATCCTCGGTTTTGATGGACTGATCAGCCTGGGAAGCGGCATGGTCGGTGCCATCGGTCATTTCAACATCTTGACTCTGGTCGGCTGGggccttgcgcttcttgggagcgcgaggctgctgctcgaAGACGTCGAATAGGTCGTCCATGGCGGCGACGCTGTGCAGTTTGTCTGCAGATGAGAGCTGGGTCAGGTTGGCTGGCCTAGAAAAAAAGTTGAGGTGGGTTGATTGGCAGAATACAGGGATGGCTCGTGCACGAAGCAAGTATCAAGGCGGTGAGAGAGATgtttcttctcatcaacgGAGGAAAGCATCCAATCCTAGTCCACGCATAAAAAGATAGTCCAACCTCAAGTTTTAAAAGATATCCAAGAGGCCGAGAGATGACTGGTTCCAGTGCCAGTTTGTGGGAAGAGATGCAAATAATATTCTTGAAAGACAGTTCAACTTCCTCTTGGTAAGCCAAAGCCATTGACAGGTGAACGGAAGCTATGTGCAAGTTTGGGCATAGACGGTGAATGTTCTGGAACATATCAGAAGACTGCAAGTTCACACAGGGCCATCGATTCGGCCATTCACTACAAACTCGAAGGATTGTCTTTTGCAGACATCTCCAACGCATGTAGTTACACAGCATCCCGATTTCTGGTAGCCAGTTCTGGAAGCCAAATCGCAGACCATGCTGCCATCACATATCATGGCGTAAGATACTACCTTTTTATCACGCCTCTTCAAACATTCAATATATACCAGGACCAAAAGAGGCTATGCTGTATTGCAATGGAATGGCAACCATATCAAGATGCAAGTCCGGTCCGGCCCGTCGGCACTGGCCCAAGCTctgacaagaacaagcaTTCCCCAAGTGGGGCCCCAAGTGGAGCACCAACCCGACAGCACCGTCATCCCTGTCGAATTGGACCTCCGAACGTGGTGATCTCTGGAACCACTCCGAGGCCCCCGACACGTGTGGTGGCTccgcaacaaaaaaaaaagtgttGAGCCCGCTTTCTGTCGCCATTTTTTTCTCtgtcttctcttccttcttttcgTCTGTTCTTTCTCATTGGAATTGGAACCCATATTATAACAATCggcacaccaccaaccatggCAGCCGAACTCTCCCTCAAGCTTACCAGCCGGGTGCCCAAAAAAcccatcaagaagctcgccCCCTCGGTCGAGCTCCCCCGCGACGCCACCGTCGAGGACGCCAAAAAGATTGTCGCCCGCGCCTCTGGCTTCTCCGACTTCAACCGCATCGGTCTCTTCAACCCCGCCGACGGCAAGATCCTCAAGGACCGCAAGGCTCTGATCCGCAatgaggagggtgtcatCAAGGCCGGCGAGTTGGTCGTCAAGGACCTTGGTAtgtttccccccccccccttttcttttcacccCCCTATCTACCCCTCTTTGCTAACAAATATTCCAAAGGTCCTCAAGTAGCCTGGCGCACCGTCTTCGTAATCGAATACTTCGgccccatcctcttccacgccttcatccccctcatccgtCCCTACCTCTACTCCATCTTCCCCGGCCAGTTCAAGTACATCTCCGAGTCCGCCACGCCCATCACAAAGGTCCAATGgctcctcttcgccctctTCCACATTCACTTCCTCAAGCGCGAGTACGAAACCCTCTTCGTCCACAAGTTCTCCGCCAACACCATGCCCGCCCGCAACATCGTCCGCAACTCGGCCTTTTACTGGATCATGGCCGGCCTCCTCTGCGCTCTCGACATCTACGCCCCTGGCAACCTCTCTGCCCGTGACGAGCTCGTCCCCCTGGACTATTTCGGCTTGGCCTTGTTCACGTTTGGTGAGGTTTGCAACTGGATTGTGCACCAGCACTTGGCTAGCTTGCGCAAGCCAGGTGGAACGGAAAAGGGCATCCCGAATTGTATCGGGAGCAACTTGGTCACGAGCCCGAATTACATGTTTGAGGTTACGGCTTGGGTGGGTGTCATCTTGATCAGCAGGAgctgggcggtggtggtgtttatcTGCACGGGGATTATTTACATGAGGGATTGgtcgagggggaaggagaaggcgttgaggaaggagttCGGGGACCGGTATAAGAACAAGAGGTACACCATGTTGCCTGGCCTTATTTAAGTGACTAATAGAAGGATGTTTGTGGGAAAATTGCTGTTGTAGGATGAGGTGtaaaagaggaggagcaaaaaaTGTAAAGTGTAGTGTGAGAATAGATAGATAGCCCACTGTTTTGGCTGATTTTTATATAATTCAAATCCTTACCCCATCACTCCTTataaccctccctctcctggctccggctccggcaacggcacctcctccggccttgtcccctctccctcacccctgtcccaacccccctccccttcgtcCTCACTCCCACTCCAACAACTTTCACTCCCCGTCCagttcccctcctcctcctcgtcactcGTGTTCCCTTCCTTGGCTCTCCTCAGCGTGTCCTCCAGTATCAAAAACTCCCGCTCGAGCATCTCGGCCCAGTTCTGCACATTCCCCACCTCTTTTACCTTTTTCCCGTACGTGTCTGCCATCTTTGCGAGCTTGTCGTTTTCCTTTTTTAGGCTTTGGGTCGCTTTTATCAGATCGGACTGCTGCTTCTCGATGGCGGCGTTGTTTTGGTGTAGGAGCTGGGCGCGGGGGGTAATCTCCCTGTCAAAGTAGTTTGAgagggtggcgaggagggcggtgcggGCTTGGTCTATTGCTTTTGGGTCTGGGGGTGCTGtgacggggaaggggtgggaggaggagcgggaagggggttggagggaagAGTTGTTCActgaagggggagggtgatgatgggacgggggtggtgggaggtgaggcTGGGATTGTGGTTGTAACAACGAGGGAAAGGCCGGCGGCTGTGGTtgtgagaggggaggggaggtgtggTTGCTGCCGATGACGGTTGTTGACGTTGAGGGTCCTGATGTTGAGGGTCCTGATAAGAGCGATAAAGGTGACTTCCCTTTTGACAaaaacgacgacgacggcgtgGAAGTGACAGACTCGGTTCGTGATCTTGacgccggtgatgatgtgcCATCTTGCGGTTGAAAAGTGATCGCCGTGACGACTACACTGCTCACTTCCGGCGCTGACAACGTCGATGAGCTACCCCGGAACAGCATCCTCGTTGGCGGTGACGGTTTCGATGTCGACATGGTCACAGCCTAATGATTCCCAGTATACAAAAAGATGAGATGCCAAGGCGTGTCTATACAAACGCGGCTCCCTGCATGCGCCGTACACGATCAGTAGATGAAATCGGCCGGTCCCTGACACGCAAAGAGTCTAAACCTCGGGGCTGACAGATAACTTTATATACCCGCCACCATGCGCATGTGAGATGTGAGATGCAGGATGGACATGTGGTGATGTGCAGGACGAATGCGGGGAAAGTAGATACACAGGAGattggggagagaggggtcAATTTCATGTTACACCGGCTCACTCATGCTACATGCACACAAGATACAATACTCCTACAGCAGCATCAATCTCCAATTACTTGTATTCTTCCAAAACTCGGGAATATCTACTCCTAGGTAGGTAACTAATAAACCCAAATCCAAGACCCTCTCGCCTGCCTAAATATAGCAATAGTATAACAACTCATGCTTTGCTTGTTTTTTCTCCCGCAATCCAGAAACCATAACACATTACGTGATATATCTTGTGCTTTCTCAAACGAACGAACGCCGACCTGTG
This window of the Podospora pseudoanserina strain CBS 124.78 chromosome 3, whole genome shotgun sequence genome carries:
- a CDS encoding hypothetical protein (COG:S; EggNog:ENOG503P7N7), with product MSTSKPSPPTRMLFRGSSSTLSAPEVSSVVVTAITFQPQDGTSSPASRSRTESVTSTPSSSFLSKGKSPLSLLSGPSTSGPSTSTTVIGSNHTSPPLSQPQPPAFPSLLQPQSQPHLPPPPSHHHPPPSVNNSSLQPPSRSSSHPFPVTAPPDPKAIDQARTALLATLSNYFDREITPRAQLLHQNNAAIEKQQSDLIKATQSLKKENDKLAKMADTYGKKVKEVGNVQNWAEMLEREFLILEDTLRRAKEGNTSDEEEEGNWTGSESCWSGSEDEGEGGWDRGEGEGTRPEEVPLPEPEPGEGGL
- the TSC13 gene encoding Very-long-chain enoyl-CoA reductase (BUSCO:EOG09263FR7; EggNog:ENOG503NXAI; COG:I), whose translation is MAAELSLKLTSRVPKKPIKKLAPSVELPRDATVEDAKKIVARASGFSDFNRIGLFNPADGKILKDRKALIRNEEGVIKAGELVVKDLGPQVAWRTVFVIEYFGPILFHAFIPLIRPYLYSIFPGQFKYISESATPITKVQWLLFALFHIHFLKREYETLFVHKFSANTMPARNIVRNSAFYWIMAGLLCALDIYAPGNLSARDELVPLDYFGLALFTFGEVCNWIVHQHLASLRKPGGTEKGIPNCIGSNLVTSPNYMFEVTAWVGVILISRSWAVVVFICTGIIYMRDWSRGKEKALRKEFGDRYKNKRYTMLPGLI